The Bacteroides ovatus genomic interval AAAGTAAATCCGGCGACACCGGATGCAGGACTTCCCGAACTGACAATTCCTAATCTCTATAAAGAAATAGTAAACAACGGCATCCGCCATCCGAAAATAGTATTGGCACAGGCCATTTTAGAAACGGGGTGGTTCCGTTCAAAAGTCTGTCGCAACCGGAACAATCTTTTTGGCTTGACCAATCCACTGACAGGACAATACTTCGAGTTTGGGCATTGGACGGAAAGTGTACGTGCTTATTATACGAAGGTACAGTACCGGTATAAAGGTGGCAACTACCTCGTGTGGTTAAGGGATATTGGCTATGCGGAAGACCCCAATTATATTCGTGAAGTAATACGGGTACTGAAAACATTATAGCATTTTCAGAATAATATCTTTTTCAATTGATTTTGCAGTACTTAAGAATGTGATATAAGTCAAATACAAGTTATAGTTGTATTTTTTACGAATTTCATTTGTAATATAAAACTTTTATCGTATATTTGCAGGCAAATGGATTTACTTTCAAACATACAAGTCACAAAGTCAATCTTATCAGAAGAAAAGGCTGGAACGTTCATGACCTCTTTAGATGTAATCCAAAAGGTTATGAATGTACCAATGTGCGCATTAGCCTCATTGCTAAGGGCGAATGGGTATGATAATATTGATGATACGTCAAGCCTTTGTATAGATGAAAAAAGGCTTGAGATTTTCGCAGAAGCCTATGTGCGAAAAATCCGAAGTTATTTTA includes:
- a CDS encoding glucosaminidase domain-containing protein; amino-acid sequence: MRNTILTMFTAMLLPIAASAQFYTITKETEVQLPPVMNSTISADNKGETSVNCTETIGKDTVTVPKDGQAVNAPKARKGDKRMSLKVTTGKSEKVNPATPDAGLPELTIPNLYKEIVNNGIRHPKIVLAQAILETGWFRSKVCRNRNNLFGLTNPLTGQYFEFGHWTESVRAYYTKVQYRYKGGNYLVWLRDIGYAEDPNYIREVIRVLKTL